Proteins co-encoded in one uncultured Draconibacterium sp. genomic window:
- a CDS encoding YIP1 family protein has protein sequence MKPIFSIWTKTKKTFQFLEERDDESNKTMITVLFFLSAMVVGFPNSHDIHKIIGGNYYLSLFVSLFVSGLVGVTIYNYIFSYVILGVSRLFKGKASIDRIRLVFACSLIPNLIILLVGLLMIIPALVLGDKSLVGYNHPIANYILWIVTLKIMVVGLKYFNKYSYLFAALTVVMPVAFVQGLLYLIRFIIK, from the coding sequence ATGAAACCTATTTTTTCAATTTGGACAAAAACTAAAAAGACCTTTCAATTCTTAGAGGAAAGGGATGATGAAAGCAACAAAACAATGATTACAGTTTTGTTCTTCCTTTCTGCAATGGTCGTTGGATTTCCTAATTCACATGATATTCACAAAATTATTGGAGGAAATTATTATCTAAGCCTATTTGTTTCACTTTTTGTATCAGGTCTAGTTGGGGTGACAATTTACAACTATATATTCTCCTATGTAATACTTGGAGTAAGTCGACTATTTAAAGGAAAAGCTTCTATTGATAGAATAAGGTTAGTCTTTGCTTGTTCTTTAATCCCAAATCTGATAATCCTACTTGTTGGACTGCTTATGATTATTCCAGCTTTAGTATTAGGTGACAAAAGTTTAGTTGGATATAATCATCCAATTGCAAATTATATATTGTGGATTGTGACATTAAAAATAATGGTTGTTGGACTAAAATATTTTAATAAGTACTCATATTTATTTGCCGCATTGACAGTTGTCATGCCTGTAGCTTTTGTTCAAGGACTTTTATATTTAATACGATTTATAATAAAATAA
- a CDS encoding pentapeptide repeat-containing protein, with the protein MTYITDKNIKNKDYSAKALEQADYENCNFFDCIFSGTNLGSYNFEDCSFENCDFSNTKITNAAFKNVSFKNCKLIGLQFDECNPFLLEFSFEGCTLNYASFYQLKIKNTRFNRCAIHEVDFSETDLTKAVFSECDLAGAIFSRANLQKADLRNCINLMLDPEQNQLAGAHFSLDMLPGLLSKYRIKVD; encoded by the coding sequence ATGACATACATTACCGATAAAAACATTAAAAACAAGGATTATTCAGCAAAAGCGTTGGAACAAGCCGACTACGAAAACTGTAATTTCTTCGATTGTATTTTCTCGGGCACCAACCTTGGCAGCTACAATTTTGAAGATTGCTCGTTTGAGAACTGCGATTTTAGTAACACAAAAATTACCAACGCCGCGTTTAAGAATGTAAGCTTTAAAAACTGTAAACTAATCGGGCTGCAGTTTGATGAGTGCAATCCCTTTTTACTCGAATTTAGTTTTGAAGGTTGTACATTAAATTACGCCTCGTTTTATCAACTAAAAATTAAAAACACACGCTTTAACCGCTGCGCCATTCACGAAGTTGATTTTAGCGAAACCGACCTTACAAAAGCTGTATTCTCGGAATGTGATTTGGCCGGAGCAATATTCAGCCGCGCCAACCTGCAAAAAGCCGACCTGCGTAATTGCATAAACCTGATGCTCGACCCGGAGCAAAACCAACTGGCCGGAGCTCATTTTTCACTTGATATGCTTCCCGGTCTTCTCAGCAAATACCGCATTAAGGTGGATTAA
- a CDS encoding trimeric intracellular cation channel family protein, whose protein sequence is MDLLLWFDYIGTFVFAISGTLTAADKRLDFFGATVIGFVTAIGGGTLRDLLLGDTPVAWMRTNNYFWMIIAAVVVTIIFRKHVMKLKRTLFLFDTIGIATFTLLGLKKALLFNIDPSMAVLMGLSSAVVGGVIRDILCNEVPLIFHREIYATACIAGALIYLLLSHLGVSELICETATVVSIIAIRILAIRFNIALPRLTHKD, encoded by the coding sequence ATGGATCTACTACTTTGGTTTGATTACATTGGGACATTTGTATTTGCCATTAGCGGTACATTGACGGCTGCCGACAAACGCCTCGACTTTTTTGGTGCTACCGTAATTGGTTTTGTTACAGCTATTGGCGGCGGTACCTTGCGCGATCTTTTGCTGGGCGATACACCCGTTGCCTGGATGCGTACCAACAATTATTTCTGGATGATTATTGCTGCCGTTGTGGTAACCATTATTTTCCGCAAACATGTAATGAAACTAAAACGTACCCTCTTTCTTTTTGATACCATAGGAATTGCCACGTTTACGCTTCTTGGGCTAAAAAAAGCTTTATTATTTAACATCGATCCGTCGATGGCTGTGCTTATGGGACTGTCGTCGGCAGTGGTGGGAGGCGTTATTCGCGATATCCTGTGTAATGAAGTGCCACTGATATTTCACCGCGAGATTTATGCCACAGCCTGTATTGCCGGTGCGTTAATTTACCTTTTGTTAAGCCATCTTGGCGTTTCTGAACTCATTTGCGAAACAGCAACCGTAGTTTCCATTATTGCCATTCGTATTCTGGCTATTCGCTTTAACATTGCTTTGCCACGGTTAACGCATAAGGATTGA
- a CDS encoding phospholipase A, producing MRIKINMLLMFFVCVVPYTQAQELFGRDETTLSDHWDLGDGENDDKNLFVIRTYKPVYVLLGKVSNNVNRMPHSANPDRNIDEPIPLNKTEQMFQLSLKTKVVNDFFGGAIWVGYTQASFWQVFNTDLSRPFRETNYEPETMFILPVHYRLFGLDGVFLGLGFNHQSNGRANPLSRSWNRIVAQVALEGKNTSVVFKPWWRLPETAAEDDNPGIENYMGRSELLVNWGKGVHAINCTARHSLRFGDNNRGSIRIAYSIKIINNLKFRAQVFSGYGESLIDYNHRQTVVGVGLSLVDW from the coding sequence ATGAGAATAAAGATTAACATGCTGCTCATGTTTTTTGTCTGCGTTGTTCCGTATACGCAGGCACAGGAACTTTTCGGGCGAGATGAAACGACCTTGTCAGATCACTGGGATCTTGGCGATGGGGAAAACGACGATAAAAATTTGTTTGTAATCCGCACGTATAAGCCGGTTTATGTGTTGCTTGGCAAAGTTTCGAACAATGTAAACCGAATGCCGCACAGTGCTAATCCCGACAGGAATATTGATGAGCCCATTCCGCTGAATAAAACAGAGCAGATGTTTCAGCTGAGCCTGAAAACAAAAGTGGTAAACGATTTTTTTGGCGGCGCCATTTGGGTAGGCTATACCCAGGCATCGTTTTGGCAGGTGTTTAATACCGATTTGTCGCGGCCTTTTCGTGAAACAAATTACGAACCCGAGACGATGTTTATTCTTCCTGTTCATTACCGGCTTTTTGGATTGGATGGTGTGTTTCTAGGACTTGGATTTAACCATCAAAGCAATGGTCGCGCAAATCCGCTATCGCGAAGCTGGAACCGTATTGTTGCTCAGGTAGCACTGGAAGGCAAAAATACTTCGGTGGTGTTTAAGCCGTGGTGGCGGTTGCCCGAAACAGCTGCCGAGGATGATAACCCTGGAATAGAGAATTATATGGGGCGCAGCGAGCTGCTTGTTAACTGGGGAAAAGGAGTTCATGCCATTAATTGCACTGCTCGTCACAGTCTTCGTTTTGGAGATAATAATCGTGGCAGTATCAGGATTGCATATTCCATTAAGATTATCAATAATCTGAAATTCAGAGCACAGGTGTTTTCAGGTTATGGAGAAAGTTTGATCGATTATAATCATCGACAAACCGTTGTTGGTGTTGGGCTGTCGCTGGTGGATTGGTGA
- a CDS encoding ASCH domain-containing protein, with protein MKVLLAIKEEFASKIFEGSKKYEFRKSIFKDSRVKTIVVYVSSPVKKVIGEFEIDSVLKEQPENLWNLTKDHAGIKKDFFDEYFENRESAYAIKIKKTVKYDKPKTLFDDFNIGFAPQSYVYLDKVI; from the coding sequence ATGAAAGTACTATTAGCAATTAAAGAGGAATTTGCCTCAAAAATATTTGAGGGCTCGAAAAAATATGAATTTAGAAAATCAATATTTAAAGATAGTAGAGTAAAAACAATTGTTGTTTATGTTTCATCTCCAGTAAAAAAAGTAATCGGTGAATTTGAAATTGACTCTGTATTAAAAGAGCAACCTGAGAATTTGTGGAACTTGACTAAAGACCATGCCGGCATCAAGAAAGACTTTTTCGATGAATATTTCGAAAATAGAGAGTCAGCCTATGCAATTAAGATTAAAAAAACGGTTAAATATGACAAACCGAAAACTTTATTTGATGATTTCAATATTGGTTTTGCTCCTCAGTCTTATGTTTATTTAGATAAAGTAATATGA
- a CDS encoding FMN-binding protein yields MSIKSGIILFASLISACLAFAQSEVDFQPKALVKALEKSGIEELSGIEELTLPNDACTSNGKYFLVTEKNDNAYRYIYIGRVNSCRAGGCSVAHESATTLDSEYFDYYILFDENKTVQAVKVFNYQATHGYEITAKGWLKQFIGFNGSDSLKVDKNIDAISGATISVYAITADVENKTALLKKLHL; encoded by the coding sequence ATGAGTATCAAATCAGGAATAATATTATTTGCATCTTTAATCAGTGCCTGTTTGGCATTCGCCCAAAGTGAGGTAGATTTTCAGCCAAAAGCACTTGTAAAAGCGCTTGAGAAATCGGGTATTGAAGAACTATCGGGCATTGAAGAGCTTACGCTTCCAAATGATGCTTGTACTTCAAACGGCAAATACTTCCTGGTTACCGAAAAAAACGACAACGCGTACCGCTACATTTACATTGGCCGGGTAAACAGCTGCCGTGCCGGAGGTTGTTCGGTAGCGCATGAATCTGCGACAACATTAGATTCGGAATACTTTGATTATTACATTTTATTCGATGAGAACAAAACAGTTCAGGCTGTTAAAGTATTCAACTATCAGGCCACCCATGGTTACGAAATTACCGCCAAAGGCTGGCTAAAACAGTTTATCGGATTTAACGGTTCCGACTCGTTGAAAGTAGATAAAAACATCGATGCCATTTCAGGTGCCACCATCTCGGTTTATGCCATCACTGCCGATGTGGAAAACAAAACAGCACTATTGAAAAAGCTTCATTTGTAA
- a CDS encoding LytTR family transcriptional regulator DNA-binding domain-containing protein — MNTKKENSITKWFLKPFPVVESAKDKLLISIGSGVVVVGILSLIKPFGIESYNGIFFFLVGFGIIDFIITALNLFLLPLIVPRFLKSTSFTTGKNLLVILWILLNISLVNYFYNDIMIAKVYPATFENNSSIFKWVTMTFSVGIIPVIFALYYIEKRFFLRNSNLAEILNKETKKTNSDMQAKQIQLKSNKDTTITINSADLICVKAEGGNYASVYWHEENSTRTELIRMTLTGFMEKAETTEALVRCHKSYIINLDKVKSYQGNARSILVQLEGLDFSVPLSRSFPRNKLKKRN; from the coding sequence TTGAATACAAAAAAAGAAAATAGCATTACAAAATGGTTTCTAAAACCATTCCCTGTTGTTGAATCGGCCAAAGATAAGTTACTTATATCTATAGGTTCGGGAGTGGTAGTGGTTGGTATTCTATCCTTAATAAAGCCATTCGGAATAGAATCGTATAATGGAATATTCTTCTTTTTAGTCGGGTTTGGCATTATAGATTTTATAATTACAGCACTTAACCTGTTCTTGTTACCGCTTATCGTTCCACGTTTTCTGAAAAGCACCAGTTTTACAACCGGTAAAAATTTGCTGGTTATCCTCTGGATTCTGCTAAACATATCGTTGGTAAATTATTTTTACAACGACATTATGATCGCCAAGGTATATCCTGCAACTTTTGAAAATAACAGCAGCATTTTTAAGTGGGTAACAATGACTTTCTCTGTGGGAATTATACCTGTTATTTTTGCACTTTACTATATCGAAAAACGGTTTTTCCTGAGAAATTCCAACCTGGCAGAAATCCTCAACAAGGAAACCAAAAAGACCAACTCTGATATGCAGGCTAAACAAATTCAGTTAAAATCGAATAAGGATACCACAATAACAATCAATTCTGCCGATTTAATATGTGTAAAAGCCGAAGGAGGAAACTATGCATCGGTATATTGGCACGAAGAAAACAGCACGAGAACGGAGCTGATAAGAATGACCTTGACTGGTTTTATGGAAAAGGCAGAAACGACAGAAGCCCTGGTGAGATGCCATAAGTCGTACATTATAAATTTAGACAAAGTAAAATCGTATCAGGGAAATGCCCGTTCAATTCTTGTTCAACTCGAAGGATTGGACTTTAGCGTTCCCCTTTCCAGGTCTTTCCCTCGAAATAAACTTAAAAAGCGTAATTAA
- a CDS encoding MliC family protein, producing MKTTHILLTGLILLVIISCNNQKQQNKTDLEQTESGDIYSYISADNSYNFELQHTDDGIILNDVTHNKNYSMNHVRAASGERYSNDEGYVFWSKGKAFTFYKGDEIITQGHLFVQPDKSIFGNYVNDTYVIRHEGYDWVAVSVKEGKDNSILVSVRSRADKKKPTCTFDANAYPEGENSYYSVYDGKKIVYTFSDKSITISTENEADKNILNFFCSGGASFAGSYKKINEPLDADQVDQTSFIKTLRLQGVGFTVSSIRKNDINTFTVFSFGLPHEFNETFEIIGSRVTDAEVEDLNADGSPELFVYTQSDGSGSYGNVHAFSVNNLKSMSMVNFPPIADNDEINNGYMGHDEFAVVENRLVRRFPVYKAGDTNANPTGGMRQISYKLTEGEAMRQLKVDKVNDY from the coding sequence ATGAAGACAACACACATACTTTTAACCGGGCTCATTCTCCTGGTAATTATTAGTTGTAACAACCAAAAACAGCAAAACAAAACTGATTTAGAACAAACTGAATCGGGCGATATATACAGTTACATTTCAGCTGACAATAGTTACAATTTTGAGCTTCAGCACACCGACGATGGAATTATCCTGAACGATGTTACCCACAATAAAAATTATTCGATGAACCATGTTCGGGCAGCAAGCGGAGAACGTTATTCCAACGATGAAGGCTATGTTTTCTGGTCGAAAGGAAAGGCATTTACCTTTTATAAAGGCGATGAAATAATAACACAAGGCCATCTTTTCGTGCAGCCAGATAAGTCCATATTTGGCAACTATGTAAACGACACTTACGTAATACGTCACGAGGGTTACGACTGGGTAGCTGTATCGGTAAAAGAAGGCAAAGACAATTCTATTTTGGTGTCGGTAAGATCGAGAGCCGATAAGAAAAAACCAACCTGTACCTTCGATGCAAATGCCTATCCAGAAGGCGAAAATTCGTATTATTCAGTTTACGACGGGAAGAAGATTGTTTATACCTTTTCTGATAAATCCATTACCATTTCTACCGAAAATGAAGCCGACAAGAACATACTGAATTTCTTTTGCTCGGGAGGAGCCAGCTTTGCCGGAAGTTATAAAAAAATTAATGAGCCACTTGACGCCGACCAAGTCGACCAAACATCGTTTATAAAAACACTACGCTTACAGGGAGTTGGATTTACCGTTTCGTCTATTCGCAAAAACGATATAAATACCTTTACTGTCTTCTCATTCGGATTACCGCATGAATTCAACGAAACATTTGAAATTATCGGTAGTCGCGTAACGGATGCCGAGGTGGAAGACCTCAATGCCGATGGCTCGCCCGAATTATTTGTTTATACCCAATCGGATGGCAGTGGAAGTTACGGCAATGTGCATGCTTTTTCGGTAAATAATTTGAAATCAATGAGTATGGTAAACTTCCCACCTATTGCCGATAACGACGAGATAAACAATGGTTATATGGGACACGACGAGTTTGCCGTGGTAGAAAACCGCCTGGTACGGCGTTTTCCCGTGTATAAGGCTGGCGACACCAATGCAAATCCTACAGGCGGAATGCGCCAGATTAGTTACAAACTAACCGAAGGCGAAGCCATGCGGCAGCTGAAGGTGGATAAGGTTAATGATTATTAG
- a CDS encoding PIN domain-containing protein: MRILLDTNIIIHREASRVINQDIGQLFNWLDKLGHIKCVHPLTVSELEKFHDKSAVDTMKVKLSSYNILKTEAPVAPAVKEIIDSQDKTPNDVIDSKLINELFNGRVDCLITEDKNIHHKAFQLNISDSVFTIDRFIEQSINENPDLIDYNVLSVKKEYFGNVDLNNNFFDSFREDYQGFDTWFKKKSDEIAYVCYYNDEISAFLYIKTENTDENYSNLVPAFTPKKRLKIGTFKVSLNGLRIGERFLKIVFDNALRQKVAEIYVTIFDKRPGQIALINLLTKFGFKYFGIKETPTGNELVFVRDFSKVADKNNPKSTFPFIPKDSNIYLVSIYPKYHTELFPDSKLNTESAVNFIENQPHRNAIRKVYISHAIERPLKKGDVLLFYRTGGYYKGVVTTVGIVDSIIDNIKSEEELINICQKRTVLNKQELKEFWNYYPKLKPFVINLLYSYSLPRRPNLKRLIELGVIGGVDKMPRGFGKISWQQFESILKDTGSDESTISN, translated from the coding sequence ATGAGAATACTACTAGACACAAACATTATTATTCATAGAGAAGCAAGTCGGGTAATAAATCAGGATATTGGACAACTTTTCAATTGGTTGGACAAACTTGGACATATTAAATGTGTTCACCCCTTGACTGTTAGTGAACTTGAGAAATTTCACGATAAATCGGCAGTTGACACTATGAAAGTTAAATTGTCGAGTTATAATATTTTAAAGACTGAAGCGCCAGTTGCGCCAGCTGTAAAAGAAATAATTGATAGCCAAGACAAAACTCCTAACGATGTTATTGATTCCAAACTTATAAATGAACTATTTAATGGCAGAGTTGACTGTCTAATCACTGAGGATAAAAACATCCATCATAAAGCTTTCCAACTTAATATTTCAGATTCGGTTTTTACAATTGACAGATTTATAGAGCAATCAATAAATGAAAATCCTGATTTAATTGATTATAATGTCCTATCTGTTAAGAAGGAATATTTTGGAAATGTTGATTTAAACAACAATTTCTTCGACTCATTTAGAGAAGATTATCAAGGGTTTGATACTTGGTTCAAAAAGAAATCTGATGAAATCGCTTATGTGTGTTATTACAATGATGAAATTTCCGCATTTCTATATATTAAAACTGAAAATACGGATGAGAATTATTCGAATTTGGTTCCTGCTTTCACACCGAAAAAAAGACTTAAAATAGGAACTTTTAAGGTTTCTCTTAATGGTCTGCGAATTGGTGAAAGGTTTCTGAAAATAGTTTTTGACAATGCATTACGTCAAAAAGTAGCTGAAATCTATGTAACAATTTTTGACAAAAGACCTGGTCAAATTGCCTTAATAAATCTGTTAACAAAATTTGGTTTCAAATATTTTGGGATTAAAGAAACTCCCACAGGAAATGAATTAGTTTTTGTGCGCGACTTTAGTAAAGTAGCTGATAAAAATAATCCAAAATCCACATTCCCTTTTATACCTAAAGATTCAAACATATATCTTGTTTCAATTTATCCTAAATACCATACAGAACTTTTTCCCGATTCTAAATTAAATACGGAATCTGCGGTAAATTTTATCGAAAATCAACCACACAGAAATGCTATTCGAAAAGTTTATATATCTCATGCTATTGAAAGACCATTAAAAAAAGGTGATGTCTTATTATTTTACCGTACTGGTGGATATTACAAAGGAGTCGTAACGACGGTTGGAATTGTGGATTCAATAATTGACAATATTAAATCAGAAGAAGAATTGATAAATATTTGTCAGAAAAGAACCGTTTTGAACAAACAAGAGTTAAAAGAATTCTGGAATTACTATCCAAAATTAAAACCATTTGTTATAAACTTGCTATACTCCTATTCACTGCCAAGAAGACCAAATTTGAAAAGACTAATTGAACTTGGTGTTATTGGTGGAGTTGATAAAATGCCAAGAGGATTTGGAAAAATAAGTTGGCAACAATTTGAATCGATTTTAAAAGACACAGGTAGCGATGAAAGTACTATTAGCAATTAA
- a CDS encoding RDD family protein — MSLQEGLICNISGQTADFEESCPHFKENAQAKKEIAALEEYNAFVKNSAGTGKRFANFILDWIFIYIFIVVLIFSLGLIMEIVAPGTIYTISNNKVFIYTLVYFSYLLYYVTLEATTGRTIGKFITGTKVVTMDRNHPGFTIILLRTICRFIPFEPFSFLSDSKTGWHDRLSKTRVVVVKKEKK, encoded by the coding sequence ATGAGTTTGCAAGAAGGACTTATTTGCAATATAAGTGGCCAGACTGCCGATTTTGAAGAAAGCTGTCCGCATTTTAAAGAAAATGCACAAGCAAAAAAAGAAATAGCTGCCCTCGAAGAATATAATGCATTTGTAAAAAATTCTGCCGGCACCGGTAAACGTTTTGCCAATTTCATTCTCGACTGGATTTTTATCTACATTTTTATAGTAGTACTGATATTTTCTCTTGGATTAATCATGGAAATTGTTGCTCCGGGAACTATATACACAATAAGTAATAATAAAGTATTTATTTATACCCTCGTTTATTTTTCGTACTTACTGTATTATGTTACGCTGGAAGCAACTACTGGGCGCACAATTGGTAAATTCATCACCGGAACAAAGGTTGTTACAATGGATCGGAATCATCCTGGATTTACTATCATTTTGCTGCGTACCATCTGCCGCTTTATACCTTTTGAACCCTTTTCGTTCCTCTCCGATTCGAAAACCGGCTGGCACGATCGTTTATCGAAAACACGCGTTGTTGTTGTAAAAAAAGAAAAAAAATAA
- a CDS encoding N-acetyltransferase, with the protein MTKINIQIRATESEDFNKIMRVEERAFGYVKEAELTAGLLKDNTAEPVLSLLAFNGKEAIGHILFTRVYLNEMDDKQPLMHILAPLAVIPEYQKQGVGGLLIKEGLRLLAEWGTELVFVLGHMDYYPKFGFIPDAKKIGFPAPYPIPAEFANAWMVQSLNPEGFIIDKGNVICSNELNKPEHWRE; encoded by the coding sequence ATGACAAAAATAAATATTCAAATCAGAGCGACCGAAAGTGAAGATTTTAACAAGATAATGCGTGTTGAAGAACGTGCATTTGGCTATGTTAAGGAAGCCGAATTAACTGCCGGTTTATTGAAGGATAATACTGCTGAACCTGTTCTTTCGTTGCTTGCTTTTAATGGGAAAGAAGCTATAGGGCACATTTTATTTACCAGGGTATACCTGAACGAAATGGATGACAAACAACCATTAATGCACATATTAGCCCCCTTGGCCGTTATTCCTGAATATCAAAAACAAGGAGTAGGTGGGTTATTGATAAAAGAAGGATTACGCCTATTGGCAGAATGGGGTACTGAACTGGTTTTCGTTCTTGGACACATGGATTACTATCCAAAGTTTGGATTTATTCCGGATGCTAAGAAAATAGGATTTCCGGCACCCTATCCAATTCCTGCTGAATTTGCAAATGCCTGGATGGTTCAATCGTTGAATCCGGAAGGGTTTATAATTGACAAAGGGAATGTTATTTGCTCGAATGAATTGAACAAACCAGAGCATTGGAGAGAATAA
- a CDS encoding cupin domain-containing protein, with protein sequence MEKVNIKNKLSLFSDYWSPKIIGELNGQYVKLCKLKGEFVWHKHDNEDEMFYVIDGLLKIEFRDKTISIDKGEFLIVPKGVEHKPIAEKEVSAMVFEPVSTLNTGDTKGDFTVEKLDKI encoded by the coding sequence ATGGAAAAAGTAAATATTAAAAACAAACTATCTCTATTTTCTGATTATTGGAGTCCAAAGATTATAGGAGAATTAAATGGCCAGTATGTGAAATTGTGTAAGTTAAAAGGTGAATTTGTTTGGCACAAACACGATAATGAAGATGAAATGTTTTATGTGATTGATGGCTTACTTAAAATTGAATTTCGTGATAAAACAATAAGTATTGATAAAGGTGAATTTTTAATTGTACCTAAGGGAGTTGAGCATAAACCAATTGCTGAAAAAGAAGTTTCTGCAATGGTATTTGAACCTGTATCGACATTAAATACCGGAGATACAAAAGGAGACTTTACTGTTGAAAAATTAGACAAAATATAA
- a CDS encoding acyltransferase family protein, with protein MSERRYDIDWIRVIVFDILIFWHVGLFFVAWGNQVEWDLPIKNNEQVTWLFWPMMFIRQWRLSILFLISGLGTCFSLSSKSGLTYLKERFIRLFLPLLTAIFIIVPPQVYLEKLAQGRVAVSFFQYYPSTFQGVYPEGNFSWGHLWFIAYLLVMSVATLPLFLYLRSKGSRFFHLLSHLIHKSPFYLYVFCLPLLFIEISLQKRFPLTMDLTNDWYAFSYYFICFLGGFILANLEKTIWNAFVKIRYFSLLFGIIASVPVILMIAKGESPLWIQVVKPLNVWSWILAIFGFGSKYLNRKSAILSYRNAAVYPFYILHFTITLFLGYLIKDTAMHYALKMLLMIIGTYGISFIFYEFVIRRIAFLQPFFGIKVKSSSLVRILSQG; from the coding sequence ATGAGCGAAAGAAGATATGATATTGATTGGATAAGGGTAATTGTTTTTGACATTCTCATATTTTGGCATGTAGGACTGTTTTTTGTGGCTTGGGGAAACCAGGTTGAATGGGATTTACCCATAAAAAATAATGAGCAGGTTACCTGGTTGTTCTGGCCAATGATGTTTATCAGGCAATGGCGTTTATCCATTCTTTTTCTGATTTCGGGATTAGGTACCTGCTTTTCCTTATCGTCAAAATCAGGACTAACTTACCTGAAAGAGCGTTTTATTCGTTTGTTTCTTCCCCTGTTAACCGCAATATTCATTATTGTTCCTCCACAGGTTTACCTCGAAAAACTGGCACAAGGCCGCGTTGCTGTTTCCTTCTTTCAGTATTATCCTTCCACTTTTCAGGGGGTTTACCCCGAAGGCAACTTTAGCTGGGGACATTTGTGGTTTATCGCCTATCTGCTTGTTATGTCGGTGGCAACACTTCCTCTGTTTCTTTATTTACGTAGCAAGGGAAGCCGTTTTTTTCATTTGCTTAGCCACTTAATTCATAAATCGCCATTCTACTTGTACGTGTTTTGCCTGCCACTACTATTTATTGAAATAAGCCTGCAAAAGCGCTTTCCGTTAACCATGGATTTAACAAACGACTGGTACGCTTTCAGTTATTATTTTATTTGCTTTTTAGGTGGTTTTATACTGGCCAACCTTGAAAAAACAATATGGAATGCCTTTGTTAAAATTCGATATTTCTCTTTGTTGTTTGGCATTATTGCATCAGTACCGGTTATTTTAATGATAGCTAAAGGAGAAAGTCCTTTATGGATACAAGTTGTAAAGCCGCTCAATGTATGGAGTTGGATTCTTGCTATTTTCGGATTTGGTTCGAAATATCTAAACAGAAAAAGCGCCATCTTGAGCTACAGAAATGCTGCAGTATATCCCTTTTATATATTGCACTTTACCATAACCCTTTTTCTGGGCTACCTGATAAAAGATACAGCAATGCATTATGCACTAAAAATGTTGTTAATGATTATCGGAACCTATGGCATATCATTTATCTTTTATGAGTTTGTAATCAGAAGAATTGCTTTTCTACAGCCTTTTTTTGGAATAAAAGTCAAATCGTCTTCTCTCGTTCGAATCCTTTCGCAAGGATAA